In Rhea pennata isolate bPtePen1 chromosome 8, bPtePen1.pri, whole genome shotgun sequence, one genomic interval encodes:
- the ERICH3 gene encoding glutamate-rich protein 3, which translates to MVVQIVLRGTARRGAARAPGASAAMSGPQPGFLGTYNSLTDKHLAGYFSNRRIRQHLQRSGLISKSGRIIPEKEYRLNAMRRDHQKYVQECLAQAIFHKVLDMERHHQLEIKRKLENFVRKERVQKITVEHSRRSVENANPVLSPHPPLGPRNHYGLLPLVAGERASRSQLKTPRLLVDLNTGHSSHQHQLKESAFFEMTSACRPNTAPGNMQGPLRLQPLRSCAALRSVPKTSNSKQRSPTLENDQQFVGGGEKSRLRLMNSMEYVTGISPYRLPIIDNYMIPVPPPPLQKRGKSVKAVRNRMPRRRRFRPTTAPNDLEQLLTENSGKFHKPSLRSNAFVTMIFLGKSVHLSYDDTDYRDEIKVYQQHCGGENLCVYKGKLLEGETFQFISKRHHGFPFSLTFFLNGMQVDRLSSCCEYKHQKHSRLGGRHGYFGFLNVERASPCYRCIIAMGLDKKPSPPKRKMEEDHEKQAGSLRDEVHREPNERSVEQKTGKKKSMLVILSGHGTSEEPVEDKMETGKEYRRQEMKELSDRETEDSQEDSGKNDYDEDFEADEEGQTDQMNGMSKAFSDDEKDNLDREKESRNSSQKAMQTSDGEKDENDGYSDSDSEDNKQDRRSAHSLSSMSTPYSSEDDSAEKIKDNVKGHEEHNIERASDNTAHTCYTNENGENKLLRMEDNLEIFALEKEGIDEAEKTETEDIIVRENDEIFHGNIMAIQHQDPEVNGELKQIESVESYTMEDREKNACNRKEDGEEDVLVSLESNMMKVENRSEESPQSDGGDCKSVQEKIAEATENDHHMDSELEPNDSRTDEKEENLTSMKCDINEASDGSFLGEETKTLEIQKAVEQEVQEGQMVGEKQALEKENFVTGEGDVHIEEAGQEMVLEGDLLSKQESQIAVEESAPGERAMTEEDPKEKETGRSGEVTFGEQEVLKNVKQGEEALKRQTLQVEEVVGAVLFIGMEADGAVSEVDQVAEEASEREEAVQEGSEAKKMVSERVSEAEEAVEKGNFAGKDVVEVAVSEGEEAVEDANLAEEIVRVTGPEGEEAMEEAISEGEEAVEKPGALLEILGEMKGCTGEAEPGRKESEKPKEFPQLKTAREEWMEMGKAAMMSEADEPSEVEESSVLRAEDAVEESVESGKCSFLHVAPGLEALVDAGRVCISEGSSQLEEMATAEEEEVLAGADKAALLRGNPSLGSETQTDRAMEEKTDKGVMGESAEKAAAESGCAEEVADGAAGLRELAAGMEELLETAVGKMMEKLVLDMEMPLAKEVIATSEMPVEELNESAAGEVGTVTSTVVGKESEIGGTMVGDQAAARRMVLAEEAAVGGVVVGTVLDAVVVGDGKRLEGGTANSAVVLEGVEGAVRWMETVDVSAQVVVEGVAAEGLEVAAETGRDRTEVAGRAAAVPKGTAQDCGVVAEEEQTSMAEAEGLVAARVAMEGDAAAGGDGLSVTVAEAASIGGAGRPEGAILDGQGVAKECTVEREGPRDVSAVREIKSEDAAGSSSVGNSGAMLWSEETAETSSLLEEAEAAATSHGQKKAGPREGLEAGKAGLEEREMAEDTVSGKCVEAQGALSIRDKLMTETSLNVPGHRDGAAVPGGRGLTEVGLHQGAVEEEVAALKTVITERNLNGNDGPIEGETGQVGVKIERKQPDICENTKEREVEGVTENAQSISGTRELLEVQQRKGSPERGHENTPGASIMEKRN; encoded by the exons GTGGAACATTCCAGAAGGTCTGTGGAAAATGCTAACCCTGTGCTTTCCCCACATCCACCACTTGGTCCAAGAAATCACTATGGGCTGCTTCCTTTAGTGGCTGGAGAACGAGCTAGTCGTTCACAATTA AAGACACCCAGACTTCTAGTTGATCTTAACACTGGACATTCTTCTCATCAGCACCAACTCAAGGAGTCTGCATTTTTTGAGATG acTTCCGCCTGTCGACCGAATACTGCTCCAGGAAATATGCAAGGCCCACTTCGACTACAGCCACTTCGCAGCTGTGCTGCATTACGGTCTGTACCAAAGACTTCAAACTCTAAACAGAGGAGCCCCACACTTGAAAACGATCAACAGTTTGTCGGTGGG GGGGAGAAGAGTAGGTTAAGACTTATGAACTCAATGGAATATGTGACTGGTATATCCCCATATCGACTCCCCATCATTGACAATTACATGATACCAGTGCCACCTCCCCCCCTGCAAAAACGAGGCAAGAGTGTAAAAGCAGTGAGAAATAGGATGCCCAGAAGAAGACGATTTCGTCCTACCACTGCACCAAATGATTTAGAACAACTTTTAACAGAG AATTCTGGAAAATTCCATAAGCCCTCATTACGCAGCAATGCATTTGTTACCATGATCTTTTTAGGAAAAAGTGTGCATTTATCTTATGATGATACTGATTACAGAGATGAAATCAAAGTCTATCAGCAGCACTGTGGAGGAGAAAACCTTTGTGTTTACAAAGGCAAGCTATTGGAAGGAG AGACCTTTCAGTTCATCTCAAAAAGGCACCATGGTTTCCCATTCAGCCTCACATTTTTTCTCAATGGGATGCAGGTGGACAGATTGAGCTCTTGCTGTGAGTACAAACATCAGAAGCATTCCAGGCTGGGAGGCAGACATGGATATTTTGGTTTCCTCAATGTGGAGAGGGCATCTCCTTGCTACAG GTGCATTATTGCAATGGGCCTGGATAAAAAGCCATCCCCTCCCAAGAGAAAGATGGAGGAGGACCATGAAAAGCAAGCAGGTTCTCTGAGAGATGAAGTGCATAGGGAGCCAAATGAAAGGAGTGTTGagcagaaaacaggcaaaaaaaaatcaatgttagTCATTTTATCAGGTCATGGAACAAGTGAGGAACCTGTGGAGGACAAAATGGAGACAGGAAAGGAGTACAGAAGACAAGAAATGAAAGAACTATCTGATCGTGAAACTGAAGATAGTCAGGAAGATTCTGGTAAAAATG acTATGATGAAGATTTTGAAGCAGATGAAGAAGGACAGACTGATCAAATGAATGGAATGTCAAAGGCATTCTCAGATGATGAGAAAGATAATTTAGACCGTGAAAAAGAGAGTAGAAACTCATCACAGAAGGCAATGCAGACCTCTGACggtgagaaagatgaaaatgatgGATATTCTGACAGTGATTCAGAGGATAATAAAcaag ATAGGAGGTCTGCACACTCCCTCTCATCCATGAGTACTCCATATAGCAGTGAAGATGACTCCGCTGAAAAGATCAAAGATAATGTTAAGGGCCATGAGGAGCATAATATCGAAAGGGCATCTGATAACACAGCTCACACATGTTATACAAATGAGAATGGGGAGAATAAACTACTCAGAATGGAGGACAATCTGGAAATTTTTGcactggaaaaggaaggaatagatgaagcagaaaagacagaaacagaagataTAATAGTACGGGAAAACGATGaaatttttcatggaaatatAATGGCAATACAGCATCAAGATCCTGAAGTTAACGGAGAACTCAAACAGATTGAGTCAGTAGAAAGTTACACAATGGAAGATAGGGAGAAGAATGCATGTAACAGGAAGGAGGATGGGGAGGAAGATGTCCTAGTGTCTTTGGAAAGCAATATGATGAAAGTGGAGAATAGAAGTGAAGAGTCTCCTCAGAGTGATGGAGGTG ATTGCAAATCAGTCCAAGAGAAAATAGCAGAGGCAACTGAAAATGATCATCACATGGATTCTGAACTTGAACCTAACGATTCCAGAAcagatgagaaagaagagaactTAACAAGCATGAAGTGTGATATCAATGAAG CATCAGATGGATCTTTCTTGGGAGAAGAGACAAAAACACTTGAAATACAAAAGGCAGTAGAACAAGAGGTACAAGAAGGACAGATGGTGGGGGAGAAACAGGCACTTGAGAAGGAAAATTTTGTAACTGGGGAAGGAGATGTTCACATTGAAGAGGCAGGACAAGAAATGGTATTAGAGGGAGATTTGCTATCCAAGCAAGAAAGTCAGATTGCTGTAGAAGAATCTGCACCTGGGGAGAGGGCCATGACAGAAGAAGATCCAAAAGAGAAGGAGACAGGAAGAAGTGGAGAGGTGACATTTGGGGAGCAAGAAGTTTTGAAGAATGTGAAGCAGGGTGAGGAAGCACTGAAAAGGCAAACACTTCAGGTAGAAGAGGTGGTAGGGGCAGTGTTATTCATAGGCATGGAAGCAGATGGAGCAGTATCTGAGGTGGATCAAGTAGCTGAAGAAGCCTCTGAGAGAGAAGAGGCAGTGCAAGAAGGCTCTGAGGCAAAGAAGATGGTGAGTGAGAGAGTGTCAGAGGCAGAGGAGGCTGTGGAGAAGGGAAATTTTGCAGGGAAGGATGTTGTGGAGGTTGCTGTGTCTGAGGGAGAGGAGGCTGTGGAAGATGCAAACTTGGCAGAAGAGATTGTGAGGGTGACAGGCCCTGAAGGAGAAGAGGCTATGGAGGAAGCCATTTCTGAAGGAGAGGAGGCTGTGGAGAAGCCTGGGGCTCTACTAGAAATATTAGGGGAGATGAAAGGTTGCACAGGAGAAGCAGAACCTGGAAGAAAAGAGTCTGAAAAACCAAAGGAATTTCCCCAGCTGAAAACAGCAAGGGAAGAGTGGATGGAGATGGGGAAAGCTGCCATGATGTCTGAGGCAGATGAACCATCCGAGGTAGAAGAGAGCTCTGTCCTGAGAGCAGAAGATGCAGTGGAGGAATCTGTGGAGTCAGGCAAGTGTTCCTTCTTACATGTAGCTCCTGGGCTAGAGGCATTGGTGGATGCTGGAAGGGTTTGCATAAGTGAAGGCTCATCTCAACTGGAGGAGATGGcaacagcagaggaggaggaagtctTAGCAGGAGCAGATAAAGCAGCACTTTTGAGGGGAAACCCATCTCTGGGCAGCGaaacacagacagacagagcaatggaagaaaagactgaTAAGGGGGTGATGGGAGAATCTGCAGAGAAAGCCGCAGCAGAGTCAGGATGTGCAGAGGAGGTCGCAGATGGAGCAGCAGgtctgagggagctggcagctgGAATGGAGGAATTGCTGGAGACTGCGGTAGGGAAAATGATGGAGAAGTTGGTGTTGGACATGGAGATGCCTCTTGCTAAAGAGGTGATAGCTACATCAGAAATGCCTGTAGAAGAACTAAATgagagtgctgctggggaggtgGGGACGGTGACCAGCACAGTGGTGGGGAAGGAGAGTGAGATTGGGGGAACCATGGTAGGTGATCAGGCAGCAGCAAGAAGGATGGTTTTGGCTGAAGAAGCTGCAGTGGGAGGAGTGGTGGTGGGAACCGTGCTAGATGCAGTGGTGGTGGGGGATGGCAAAAGACTGGAGGGAGGGACGGCCAACAGTGCAGTGGTGCTGGAGGGGGTGGAAGGGGCAGTGCGATGGATGGAAACAGTGGATGTGAGTGCCCAAGTGGTAGTTGAGGGGGTGGCAGCAGAAGGCCTTGAGGTGGCTGCGGAAACTGGAAGGGACAGGACAGAGGTggctgggagggcagcagcagtgcccaAAGGAACGGCACAGGACTGCGGAGTAGTGGCTGAGGAAGAGCAGACCAGCATGGCGGAGGCTGAAGGACTGGTGGCCGCGAGGGTGGCAATGGAGGGagatgcagcagctggaggagatggcCTGAGTGTAACGGTGGCTGAGGCCGCATCGATAGGAGGAGCAGGAAGGCCTGAGGGAGCTATACTGGATGGACAGGGGGTGGCCAAGGAATGCACAGTGGAGCGAGAGGGTCCAAGGGACGTGTCCGCGGTGAGGGAGATCAAGTCAGAGgatgcagcaggcagcagcagtgtaGGAAATAGTGGAGCAATGCTCTGGAGTGAGGAGACAGCAGAAACATCATCGCTGCTGGAGGAAGCTGAAGCAGCAGCTACCTCGCATGGCCAGAAGAAGGCCGGACCTCGGGAGGGCCTAGAGGCAGGGAAGGCTGGACTGGAGGAACGAGAGATGGCAGAAGACACCGTATCTGGGAAGTGTGTGGAAGCACAAGGAGCTTTGTCCATCAGGGATAAACTGATGACAGAAACATCACTGAATGTCCCAGGGCATCGAGACGgggcagcagtgcctggaggaAGAGGTTTAACAGAAGTGGGACTGCACCAGGGTGcagtggaggaggaggtggcagcTCTTAAGACAGTGATAACAGAGAGAAATCTTAATGGAAATGATGGACCAATTGAGGGAGAAACAGGACAGGTAGGGGTGAAAATTGAACGGAAACAGCCAGACATCTGTGAAAACACCAAGGAGAGAGAAGTAGAAGGTGTCACAGAAAATGCACAAAGCATTTCAGGAACTAGGGAGCTGCTTGAAGTGCAGCAAAGGAAGGGAAGTCCTGAACGAGGGCATGAAAACACACCAGGAGCCTCCATcatggaaaagagaaactga